The stretch of DNA taaatataagtctttttagacatttcaaatgcacaacaacatatggatgtatatagacatatttacaGTGTAGGTTCACTcaatttgctccgtatatagtcattcattggaatctctaaaaagacttagaggctaattggtttgatgccaacaTTTGGCATTGCCAATACTTGGCAAGCCAACAATTGGCAATATCaaaagttgccaaaaattggcAACTTCTTATGAGGCTGTCAAGTAAAATTCGTAACCAATCAAGCACAAGCCAATATTTGGCATTTGCCAAATGTTGGCATGCCAATTTTTGACATCAAACAATCATgcttttatatttaggaacggagggagtacctctcaTAAAATAAAAATACCTACACAAATTTCTATATGGGCCTGGAGTTCAGCCAGCGCAGCGCAGGCCCtgctctctccctcctctctcctcgAACAGCCTAACGCGAGAAACGCATCCCAGCCCAAACGGCACGAGCACGCACGCCGCCGCCCAGTGTCTGCACTCCGCCGGCGCCGTCCCCCGCCCCGGTCAACGTCTCCCGCGTAGCCTGGCCGTGCCGCGCTGCTGCGGTGCGCCGTGCGCCCCCTGCTGGCcccggccagccggcctccccccgcGGCGGCGACGAGCAGAGCAGCCGACGTGGCGACGGCGACATCCCTCCTCTGCGCCCCCGGCCCCGTGCTTCTGCGGCCGCCGGCTGTGTGGCCTGCTTCTGCCTACTGCCGCCGCGGCGCCCCTTCTCTGGCTGGTAATTTTCTCGCTGGTGGTTTGGTCTTTTGGTGAATTGGTGTATGCATTGTCTGATTGTCACACTGCATATATAGACGATGTAAACGTCGAACTGAAATTTAAATGGAATGGATTGTGTATGTGAGTATGTCTGTATGTCTAATGTGCTGATGGAACTCGATTGATTCATTTTACAGAAATAGAAGTTGGTGTTTGCTTCAGTCCTGGCTTCACAACTGGCTCCCATCTCAGTATCCCACCATGCTCTTCAGTCCAAAGCTTCTCTCATGGCCGTGCCCCAGACAGTCACAAGCCCAGGCTGCTCTGCTCCGCCGCCTATTTTGCGCCTTCTACCCAACCAACCTCGACGATGATGATCCCCCATTTGCACGAATCCCCAAAAGTCcacctcgagctccaacgccgccgccgccgccgaagcccaaAGACCAGCCTGCCAAGATCAGCCCCGACGAGCCGGCACACTCCGACCTTCCATTCGACTTCCAGTACTCGTACTCGGAGACTGACCCGGCTTGGAAGCCCATTGGATTCCGCGAGCCCACCCGGTTTTCGCCCTTTGGCCCCGGCCGCCTTGACCGGCCTTGGGACGGCGTGGCCGCGCGTGCCGAAGGGAACAGAGAGGATGTTTATGGCAGTGCGAGTAGTAGGGATGAGGTGCTTGGCGAGGCGCTGTCGGAAGCGGAGGTGGCAGAACTCGTGGAGAGGTACCGGCACAGCGACTGCTCCCGGCAGATCAATTTGGGTGAGTTCTTAGTGCTCAACTCAGTGCTGAAATGGCATTTCTGTCTGATGATTTTAGTTGTCCAAGCTTTCGCATTGCAACTCCCAATCTTATTGCACATTTTGTTTGATTGATGAGGGAGTAACAAGTAGAATTTTTAGCATTGAATTTGGTAAAGTCTGTGAGAAAAGATTGCATATTTTACATTGTAATAAAATTTGGATCAATTGTTTGCATAGCATATGGAAAGTGCCATTGTGCATTTTTGTGCGGCTTATGTTGTTGCAACTGCTATTTTTGAACATTTGGTCATTCGTGTAGCTCAGGAAAAATTACATTTATCTTCGAaggcattcccttgttcctgctatAAATATGATGCATCATGTTCTCAGGGAAAGGTGGTGTAACTCATAATATGCTCGATGACATCCACAACCACTGGAGACGTGCAGAAGCGGTCAGAATCAAATGTCTTGGGGTTGCAACTCTTGACATGGACAATATATGCTTCCATCTTGAGGTCATAATGTGTTGCCACATGCTTGAGAAAATTGGGGATTGAACTCTCTTTTTCTGTTGAATTCAATTATCTATCAATTTCTGATGTGAGCGCACCATTTTGCAGGATAAAACAGGTGGGATAATCATATACCGTAGCATAAATATACTCATCCTATATCGTGGCCGGAACTATGATCCAAAACAACGGCCTGTCATACCATTGATGTTGTGGAAGCCATTGGCTCCTATTTATCCTAAGGTTGTCCAAAATGTTGCGGAAGGGTTGACTTTTGAGGAAACAAAAGAAATGAGAAACAGAGGATTACATTCGCCACCGCTTATGAAACTGAGTAAGTTGGAATATTTCTAGCAAGACCATTTCGAATCACATAAGCGCATACTTCTATCTCATTATCTTGTTGCCAATATATTGTCGCTCCTATGTTGTGATATTTCTCTCTTGTGCAGCTAGGAATGGTGTTTATGTTAATGTTGTTGACAAAGTGAGAGAGGCCTTTAAGACTTCGGAAGTTGTGAGACTAGATTGCTCTCACACCGGCACTAGTGATTGCAAAAGAATTGGTGTGAAGTTGCGGGTATGTTGTGACATTCTAATACTTTCTATGAATTAATCCCTTTAGTCTTGCATTCATAAGAAAGATCAAGGAAGCCTGGAAATAAATAAATTCAATAAAAGTTCTAATCAAACAAGTTTGCTGGTGTAGTAGTTAGCTTGCAGTTGAGATATAACGACCCTCCTGCAGTTTACAATTAGCTCGTCATAGATGCAGCCAAGTATAATATGCCTtagaacttgcttagaatttcggaCAGAAGACATTTCCTTTGCAACACAACAGTAGAACCACTGGAGAATTTACTATAGAAACCAGATGCTCCTTTATGTCTTGAAAACATCGCAGTTGGAATGCTTATTTAACTTTGCTCTTTGCTTCCTTCGATTTCATAGGATTTGGTTCCATGCATTCCTATATTATTTAAAGATGAACAAATTATTCTCTGGAGAGGGAAGCGGGACCAGGAGGACTCTGTTTCAGCTCATTGTACTTCTCCACCACAGTGAAGCTGGACCAGGAGGACTCACAGTAGCAGCTTGCTGAAGCAGGCCTGCTGCTTGGATGACTTGTATGACTTCCACGAGATGCGTTCACTGGAGAATGCCACCATCTATCGTTAGATTACAGCAACATAAGGATCTGCAGTCTACAGGAAATGATCTAGTTGCTTGTCAATATTTCTTGCTGCTGTCTGAAGTAATTTGTCTCGAGATTATGTGGACCGCACAACAGGAGAGTGATGTTCTATTTGTGTGAAGAAAAAGACAATTTATAAGGTATGCAGCAGCATCTCCTTGCTTGGAAGCGGTTGCCACGGTCAGCAGTACTTCCAGCTGAAGGATTCATCTTCAGCCTTCCGTCCTCTGGCTCCCACCCCCGCAGTTTTGGAAGTGTCAGCTTGTTTCTGTTGCTTCATCTGCCTGATCCAGGATCGATGCTCGAGATTGAGGCGCCAAAAAATAGAATCTCTAGACATGTGATTCACATCCATGCCATTTGAATCAAGATCAGATGGTCTGAGCCTCAAATAAGCTTTTTAGCCGATGTTGTACACCCTTTTGGTGGATGGATTAACACATATTCGATAGATATAAGCAGATTTAAGACATATGCATGTGTGGCTGTGTGACTTGCCTTCGTGCCAATGTTGTTGCAAAGAGTTGATCATCTCAACTGGCTGTGCTTTTTTCTGGCAAGTGGACAAGAGGATACTGGATATCCGAAGAACATGCCACCAGAACGAAAGCATTCGCACCACAAGAAAGCTGTGGGTAACAAAAGTTGTCGTAGACAGACTGAAGACCATAAAAAATCATCACATTTTCAACTATGAAAAATTCTCTTCTCTTCGCATACACCACAAGATTTGCATCCTCAAAACCAACCTAAAATATACATTAAATATTATATTTTTCCCGCCTAACTATAATCTTAACTTGTTACTTCAATCCTTTCAATCCCAGCTCATCCTTCTGCATACCTTTTGAATCGTAGTATGTATCAATGTATGTATGTACAAGCCATCACGAGAAACGATGCTCGATGTATGTTACGAACTGTCAGTAACAGCGAtggcggtgacggcggcggcgccgcTGGTGTCCTCCATCCAGGCGGCCTGCGTTTCGTCCCACGACCGCGGGCGGACGCCGGTGCGGAAGAAGACGACCATCTCCAGCGCCTCGAACACCTTGTGCCTGTCCAGCACCCCGTTCCACACGCCGCTGAGGATGCAGTAGTTGGTGCTGTAGGGCTGGCGGTGGTGCGCGGCGTGCTGCGCGCGCGACACCAGCACGCCGGCGGCCTGCAGCGCCTCGATGCCGGGCGGCAGCCGGCGGCGTTTCTCGTGCGCCCATGCGTGGAACTGCTGGCTCAGCACCACGCACGCCGCGAAGGTCCCCGCGAAGGCGTGCGCGGCGGCCGGCGCGTGGGCGgcggccgccgcgccctccacgGCGGGGAGCGCGAGCGCGACGGCGCGCGCCAGCGCGTGCAGGTTGTTGCAGGGCTCCCGGCGcgtgatggtggaggggtggcggtGGTGGCCCTGGAAGGCGGCGATCTGCGCGCCGACGAGGGGCGTGGAGGCGTCCCCGTAGTTGTCGACGAGCCAGTGGTAGACGCCCGTGGCGAGGTCGGCGACGGTgtaggcggcgagggcggcggcgagcgGCTCGGCGTAGGAGCCggagtcggcggcgagggaggcggaCGCGGAGAGCGAGGAGAGCACGGCGGCCGAGCCGGCCAGCATCCACGCGCGCTGCGGCCACGTGGACCGCAGCTCGTCCGGGTCGGCGCGGGCCAGCGCCGCCGGCGTCGGCGAGGCCGCCCGGCACGGAGGCGGCGCGCGGCGGTGCACCGGCGGGAGGGTGCAGCGGGGGGTCAGCGCGTACATGGCTGGCATGGCTTGGTGTCTGCTTCCACGTACGCGCGTGATCCGCTTTCGTTCAAAACGAATTCCAGCCAGAAGTTGCGCGGGCTGCTGGCTTTATAGGAGTGGATCATAGCAGATGGTGAGTCCACAATGGCGAATTAGTGGACGTCAATTTAACTCGTAGTATGTAGGGAGTTCTCTCGCTCTCTCCTCgtctcatctctctccctctcaaaTCGCTTTCTCTCTGGGAAAGTGCAGGGTTATGGCTGTTTACTTGTGAGCCATGTATGTGGTGGAGTGATGAACTACGTGGTAACTTGTGGTGTTTGCGTCAAAAGAAGGTGCGTCGTCTTGGTTCAGTGCAATTATAACAAATGTGTACTGACACTTAAAAGCAATGGACATGGCGAAATTGCTCTTGTGCACTCGAGCACATATATGCACCTgccgtgaacagtaaattcaaaaataaTGGTAAATTTTCTCAAAAGAATATGAACTTTTTATATGTGTATAAAACATTGCTGAATGTGTTCAGTTGTTGCAAAGTTTCatcatggaagtcgtggcaaaaaaataataaaaaatcgatGCTCCAAGATGCTAAAGCAATGCCAGTATTTTCAACCACTCTGAACATCCATCAATGCTTGCCACAAAAGAAAAATCTGTTTTTTGAATATTTTTATCATTgttttcgaatttactgttcattCGGGTTCATATGTTCTCGACAGCAGAAACTCTGTGTCCTGGAAATGGTCGAATTGCATGTGCAAAGAATATTGAATGGTTGAGCCTTTAGCACACGCACAATTTGTGATTTTGCCTTTTTTTCCCCTGAAAACCCAAAGATTCAAGATATTTGCAATTCATCAAGAAGAGAGCCGAAACCGGATTGAAAATGTTAGTGGCCGAGGGAAATCATGCCGAAAACCAAACAAGTGATGGAGGCCACCATCCGATAGGAGGCCGCACACGGGACACCACCATGACATGCTAGCTAGATCGAACCCACTTGTCGTGTTGACCGCTACGACCTcaccccccctcctccccctccccccgccccACCATGGCGACCACAATCCAACCCATAGACCCTTTACCACGAAGACTCGCATGCCTTGCGTCGCTCCTGGAGCGGCTCAGGATTTCAAACCCTAGCCCCCACCTTGCCCCTCCTCCTCCTTGCCTTGCCATTGCCAAAGGAAACAGGAGAGCAAAGCACACCATATTTGTAAAAGTTGTGTTGTACGACTATGGTCCAAAATAATCTTCCCGCCAAATTTAGTGCTTtgaattatattattattattgttgaaagaCCAAAGAACATATATTAAATAGCACAAATCCTCCAAAATCACCCTTATAGAAAATGGAAAATACATCCAAGCAGCAATGCTCGTCGCCGCATGCGTGCCTCTGCCTCAGCTTGTTGAAACTTAGGAACTTGTCAAAACAACGGCTGAGAAATTATCGATGTAGACTAGAAGACAATGACGAACGCGATCTGTGTAGCAAATCGTCGTCCTGAAGAAGAAAACTTCATACATGGCCTATAGAACGCCTCGGGTGAAGCTGGAGGGATTCGGGGAACACAAAGCTCCATCGGTTGGAATTGGAGCCGGAGATGACCAAGGCGCATAGCCATGTTGCCCACTCTACAGGACTACGCCACCAAGATAAGCATGCAAAAGAAAAACGCAGACCCACAAAATTAGATCTGGGACACATCATCCTCCACACGCCTCCAAGAATATCAAAAAGTACCACTGGATTTTGACACGACCAAGGTCTGGTCCGCAAACGCTGAGTCCAAATGCAAGTTTTTCGCATGGCTAGCTTTGCACGGAAGAATTCTCACTGTGGATATGCTGGCCGTGAGGGGATGGCCTCACAATCCTAGATGCATGCTCTGTCTTCAGCAGCCAGAAACAACAACTCACCTCTGCAAAGACTGTCCCTTCACGGTCGCGGTTTGGAACCAGGTGAACTCTTGGACTAACGAAGGCGTTCCAATCTCGGGCTTCCTCCCGGAGTCAGGAAATGTGTCTGACTGGTGGGACAAGACTCTGAATTCCCAGTCCAAGCAAGTGCGCAAGAGGCGCAGTGGAAGAATCATCTACACGATATGGTCCGTTTGGAAGGAGCGAAATAGGCGAGTTTTCACTGGACAAAGGCTGACGCATCGCGAGGTGGCGACTCTAGCCCTAGACGCAATCAATCAGCGCGACCTGGCGTTTGCCGGCAACCTGCCAACCGCCGGCATTGGTTAATCTAGATTCTAGGTTGTTTGGTCTTTTGTGGTTTCTGCGACGTTCCCTAAAACGCTCATCCCTCTGTAAATTGCGTCCTTTCGCCATCTCTTCTATAAAGAAAAAGGCAGTGCTTATGCCGGTTCCTTAAAAAAAAGTACCACTAGAACGAGGGTGAGCTCGAACGACCTTATTCTACGCCGCCGTCGACGTCATTGTCTCGCCGCTGCCCATCGGAGACAAAATCTAATTTTATAACTAACTCTACTACCTTGGGACCGAAGTCATGGGTCTCTGCCACCTCTCGTAGCTGGAGCGGCGGACAGATGACAGGGGCCCCTCCGTGGTCTCCCCAGGGAGATGGAGGAGATCGGCCGCCGCCTAGGGTGGGAACGGGTTGGGGAAAGAGCGATTCATGTATACTTTTTTTCAACATAATcttcgttcctttatataaggtgtatttattttttgataaaattccagaaTGTAAGGTGTATTCTTCCAATTCCGCATAATTCCCTTGTTATCCCTTCAGAAAAAAGGAAAGAATCTCTCTCCTGATTGTCTGTATCTCTCCTTGTAACAAAACAAGAAAACTATCTCTTTGTCGATTGCATATATCTCATACTTTTCTCGACTaactgatttacttgccactaacaAATAAATTTGTCAAGGGTAATTTCGTCCTAACATGTCTATAATTATGTGACTTGATCACCGTgccgaaaataatacaccttacataaaggaacggagggagtatataatagtGGCCGGTTTTATTTAACTACTTGCATGTTTATGGACTAAAGTGTTCTGCAAAAGTTAACGATGACCTGCATTCTGATCTTTGCCTCGTATCCGTCTTGTCTGGTCAGTACCATTTGCATGTGAACATCTGGAACGCAACACGGGATACAAGAACTTGGTAGGCTTCCGTATTCGCAATGCCAAAGCATGGACATGTACAATGAAGTGTGGTGATAAGTGTGTTCGCGATCGAAGTCACTGGTGACCAGGCAACGAACTGTTAATCACCCTTTCGTAGCCTCAAAACTGAGTAGAAAACTTAAGGATACCTGTGTAGCAGTGTAGGAGACACTGTTCTGTTACTGCATAGTAAGTGTTCTGTGTAAATTATTTCACCAAAGTGGCTGTAGTTTAGTGGTGAGAATACCACGTGGTGGCCTGGGCTCGAATCCCAGCAGCCACAATTACATTCTTTTTTGTGCTTATCCAGTTTACAGATGTTATACGTACAGCACAAAACAGCATCACTTCTTTGTGACAAAAAATGGCTAAAGCAAGGCCCTCCAGAAATAGCCTACCAATCACAagttcattttctttttcttttgatcatTTTCAATGTTATACGTATCAAAAAGAGGCGAAATGTTGCGGCGGAAAACAACAACATTGTTACCTAGCCAATGTATTTTCCTAACCCAAGCAACAAGTTCATTTTTTTGTGCTTGTCCAGTTTACAGATGTTATTATACGTACAACACAAAACATCATCATTTCTTCGTGACAAAAATTGACTAAAGCAAAGCCCTCCAAAAATAGCCTAGCAATCACAagttcattttctttttcttttgatcatTTTCAAATGTTATATGTATCAAAAAGAGGTGAAATGTTGCGGCGGAAAACAACAACGTTTTTACCTAGCCAATCTATTTTCCTAACCCAAGCAACAAGTTCATTCTTCTTTTGGCCCTTTTAAAAAGCCTCCCCGTGTGTGGGCTAAGCTCAATGTTGATGTCGCCTATGTCGAAGTTATAGGAGAGGGAGACGTCATTTTTGCTTCCTGCCGCTACCTGCAGAATTGCTCAAGTGCCCTTGAAGCTGAATTAGCGGCGATCATGGAGGGCGTGGATCGTACAATAGAGTGGAGTATTCTCCTGTTCATCCTAAAGACGGACTGCGCTACTGCGGTGGATATGATCTGAGGCCCAGCCAGGGACCGTTCCCCTTTGGCAACCATGGTGAGTAAGATTAAAAGGTTCATGAGTATAGGTAAAGTGCATGCACTATCACACGTTCATCGAGGATAAAATGAAGTTAGTCATAAGTTGTGCCAGATGGGGAGAGTTGGTCCATGTATTGTTGTTTGGCTCCGAGTTGGGCCAGCGAAGATC from Triticum dicoccoides isolate Atlit2015 ecotype Zavitan chromosome 6A, WEW_v2.0, whole genome shotgun sequence encodes:
- the LOC119315175 gene encoding fatty acid desaturase 4, chloroplastic-like; its protein translation is MPAMYALTPRCTLPPVHRRAPPPCRAASPTPAALARADPDELRSTWPQRAWMLAGSAAVLSSLSASASLAADSGSYAEPLAAALAAYTVADLATGVYHWLVDNYGDASTPLVGAQIAAFQGHHRHPSTITRREPCNNLHALARAVALALPAVEGAAAAAHAPAAAHAFAGTFAACVVLSQQFHAWAHEKRRRLPPGIEALQAAGVLVSRAQHAAHHRQPYSTNYCILSGVWNGVLDRHKVFEALEMVVFFRTGVRPRSWDETQAAWMEDTSGAAAVTAIAVTDSS
- the LOC119315174 gene encoding CRS2-associated factor 2, mitochondrial-like, encoding MLFSPKLLSWPCPRQSQAQAALLRRLFCAFYPTNLDDDDPPFARIPKSPPRAPTPPPPPKPKDQPAKISPDEPAHSDLPFDFQYSYSETDPAWKPIGFREPTRFSPFGPGRLDRPWDGVAARAEGNREDVYGSASSRDEVLGEALSEAEVAELVERYRHSDCSRQINLGKGGVTHNMLDDIHNHWRRAEAVRIKCLGVATLDMDNICFHLEDKTGGIIIYRSINILILYRGRNYDPKQRPVIPLMLWKPLAPIYPKVVQNVAEGLTFEETKEMRNRGLHSPPLMKLTRNGVYVNVVDKVREAFKTSEVVRLDCSHTGTSDCKRIGVKLRDLVPCIPILFKDEQIILWRGKRDQEDSVSAHCTSPPQ